Proteins found in one Quercus robur chromosome 2, dhQueRobu3.1, whole genome shotgun sequence genomic segment:
- the LOC126701852 gene encoding uncharacterized protein LOC126701852 — protein sequence MSKQQTIDAFFKKKDIIHSQLRTSVETNVDTSMPNERPSKCSRIESKGIDRDPGSRKQIYEFPVNEQDEIRRAYLIAGPYQPRDIKYPYKGPKNHRCSFQSSWFDSHSNWLEYSPLIDSIYCLPCYLFRKKPTGHPGSDAFTEKCFNNWKKVKDGMNFSLIGHEGKEPNTPHKIAEKCCEDLLNYSGHIDKLVEKQTSKEMENNRLRLKTSIECARWLAFQACAFRSHDESLDSKNQGNFIELIKHTSTFNENVARVVLENAPRNVKYTSPTIQNEILHILASKVRNAIREEIGDAKFCILVDEARDESKREQMAIILRFVDKEGFIRERFFHVVYVRDTTALTLKNEICVVLSHYNLYIENIRGQGYDGTSNMCGEWNGLQTLFLKDCPYAYYVHCMAYRLQLALLTASREVKDVHQFFDHLVNIINIVVGSSKHNDELQHAQAEQVENMIASNEIKTGRGANQIGTLQRARDTR from the coding sequence ATGAGCAAACAacaaacaattgatgcattctttaagaaaaaagatattattCATTCACAACTTAGGACTtctgtagaaacaaatgttgatacttCAATGCCTAACGAGCGTccctccaaatgttcaagaattGAATCTAAAGGGATAGACCGTGATCCAGgatcacgtaaacaaatatATGAATTCCCTGTCAATGAACAAGATGAAATTCGACGTGCTTATCTCATAGCCGGTCCATATCAACCTAGAGACATAAAGTATCCATACAAAGGACCGAAAAATCATCGCTGTAGTTTTCAATCTTCGTGGTTTGATTcacattcaaattggttggaaTACTCACCTTTAATAGATTCAATCTATTGTCTACCTTGCTACCTTTTTCGTAAGAAACCAACAGGTCATCCTGGATCAGATGCATTCACTGAAAAATGttttaataattggaaaaaggtGAAGGATGGgatgaatttttctttaattggtcATGAGGGGAAAGAACCTAATACACCACATAAAATTGCTGAGAAATGTTGTGAGGATTTATTGAATTATTCAGGACATATTGACAAACTAGTTGAGAAACAAACATCAAAAGAAATGGAGAATAATCGATTGCGGCTCAAGACCTCAATAGAGTGTGCTCGATGGCTAGCATTCCAAGCTTGTGCTTTTAGAAGTCATGATGAAAGCCTTGATTCAAAAAATCAAGGTAACTTTAttgaattgataaaacacaCATCAACTTTCAATGAAAATGTAGCTAGAGTTGTCTTGGAAAATGCTCCACGTAATGTCAAATATACGTCACCCACAATTCAAAATGAGATTTTGCATATTCTAGCTAGTAAAGTGCGAAATGCTATTCGTGAAGAAATTGGGGatgcaaaattttgcattctagTTGATGAGGCTCGAGATGAGTCGAAGAGAGAGCAAATGGCCATCATTTTGAGGTTTGTTGATAAAGAAGGTTTCATTAGGGAGCGTTTCTTTCATGTTGTGTATGTTAGAGACACTACTGCATTAACTTTAAAGAATGAGATATGTGTTGTCCTTTCTCATTACAACCTCTACATTGAAAATATTCGAGGTCAAGGATATGATGGGACTAGTAACATGTGTGGTGAATGGAATGGATTACAAACTCTTTTTCTAAAAGATTGCCCATATGCTTATTATGTACATTGCATGGCTTATAGGTTGCAATTAGCTCTACTTACAGCATCTAGAGAAGTAAAAGATGTTCATCAGTTCTTTGATCATTTGGTTAATATTATCAATATTGTTGTTGGTTCTAGTAAGCATAATGATGAATTGCAACATGCTCAAGCAGAACAAGTTGAGAATATGATTGCTTCTAATGAAATTAAGACTGGAAGAGGTGCAAACCAGATTGGTACTTTACAACGAGCTAGAGATACTAGGTGA